A part of Variovorax sp. HW608 genomic DNA contains:
- a CDS encoding MGH1-like glycoside hydrolase domain-containing protein, whose protein sequence is MSTGPAEKRRLDDAHANLAAWKKWGPYLSERQWGTVREDYSNNGDAWNYFTHDQARSRAYRWGEDGLGGISDDHQILCFALALWNGRDPILKERAFGLANSEGNHGEDVKEYYFYLDSTPTHSYMKYLYKYPQAAYPYNDLVTTNRGRGKHDPEYELLDTGVFDDNRYFDVFVEYAKALPDDVLVRITAFNRGPDAAALHLLPTLWFRNTWTQAGGGSKPTVERVASAGIATVRARHTDPLFLESLDEYYLYCDADVPLLFTENETNNARLFGGTNACAYVKDAIHNFVIHGEAAAVNPAGQGTKVAAHYQRNVGPGQSQALRLRLTTKGPDTLTAPFGDFDAIFADRLKEADEFYASMTPPAVRDDPDRANVMRQALAGMLWTKQYFYYDLDLWLDEHGAGTQLPQSERRQVRNIDWGHMFNDDIISMPDKWEYPWYAAWDLAFHMIPLGMVDPDFAKQQLDLMLRNDYLHPNGQLPAYEWNFGDVNPPVHAWATMQLFLIDRERRGDGGDIEFLKYAFSKLLVNFTWWVNRKDRTGANVFEGGFLGLDNIGVFDRSAPLPTGGYLDQADGTAWMVFFSQQMLRIAVELALSEPLYEEFVEKFFQHTLFIAGAMDRVGERQDEMWDEEDGFFYDVLRLPDGSATRLKVRSIVGLLPLAAVAVFEENIIEKLPRFRQRARVFLARHPELAANIHLPQEPGVANRRMLAIVNAQKLRRILARMLDENEFFSPHGIRALSRVHLEHPYVFEHSGQSYQVAYVPGDSDSGMFGGNSNWRGPVWMPINFLLYTSLGRLYAYFGEDFKVECPTGSGQMMTLLEVAKELGERLSRIFLRDGEGRRPAHGPAQRFRDDPHWRDLVLFYEYFHGDTGAGIGANHQTGWTGCVARIIQTNAVLTKDLLQMPGTEAAATRALQAAPGSGPSAPYGPTR, encoded by the coding sequence ATGAGCACTGGACCAGCGGAAAAGCGCCGACTCGACGATGCGCATGCGAACCTCGCAGCCTGGAAAAAGTGGGGCCCGTATCTCAGCGAGCGGCAATGGGGAACGGTTCGCGAGGACTACAGCAACAACGGCGATGCCTGGAACTACTTTACCCACGACCAGGCCCGCTCGCGCGCCTACCGCTGGGGCGAAGACGGCCTGGGAGGCATCAGCGACGATCACCAGATCTTGTGTTTTGCGTTGGCGCTGTGGAACGGGCGCGACCCGATTCTGAAAGAGCGCGCCTTCGGATTGGCCAACAGTGAAGGCAATCATGGCGAGGACGTCAAGGAGTACTACTTCTATCTCGATTCGACGCCGACGCACTCGTACATGAAGTACCTGTACAAGTATCCGCAGGCAGCCTATCCGTACAACGACCTCGTCACCACCAATCGAGGCCGCGGCAAGCACGATCCAGAATACGAACTGCTGGACACCGGCGTGTTCGACGACAACCGCTATTTCGACGTCTTCGTTGAATACGCGAAGGCATTGCCTGACGACGTGCTGGTGCGGATCACCGCCTTCAATCGCGGTCCTGATGCAGCGGCCCTGCATCTGTTGCCGACGCTGTGGTTCCGCAACACGTGGACGCAGGCGGGTGGTGGTTCGAAGCCGACCGTCGAGCGTGTTGCCTCCGCCGGGATCGCGACCGTGCGCGCCCGTCATACCGATCCGTTGTTCCTCGAATCGCTGGACGAGTACTACCTCTATTGCGATGCAGACGTGCCGCTGCTCTTCACCGAGAACGAAACCAACAACGCGCGGCTGTTCGGCGGGACCAACGCCTGTGCCTACGTAAAGGACGCCATTCACAACTTCGTCATTCACGGCGAGGCGGCTGCGGTCAATCCCGCGGGCCAGGGAACCAAGGTGGCGGCCCACTACCAGCGCAATGTCGGCCCCGGGCAGTCGCAGGCCCTTCGCCTGCGGTTGACGACCAAAGGGCCCGACACGTTGACGGCGCCTTTCGGCGACTTCGATGCCATCTTTGCGGACCGACTGAAGGAGGCGGACGAGTTCTACGCGTCGATGACGCCGCCCGCCGTGCGGGACGACCCGGACCGCGCGAACGTCATGCGCCAGGCACTGGCCGGCATGCTGTGGACCAAGCAGTACTTCTACTACGACCTCGATCTCTGGCTCGACGAGCACGGCGCGGGCACCCAACTGCCACAGTCGGAGCGCCGCCAGGTGCGCAACATCGACTGGGGCCACATGTTCAACGACGACATCATCTCGATGCCGGACAAATGGGAGTACCCGTGGTACGCCGCGTGGGACCTGGCGTTCCACATGATCCCGCTCGGGATGGTCGACCCCGACTTCGCCAAGCAACAGCTCGACCTGATGCTGCGCAACGACTACCTGCATCCGAACGGCCAGCTGCCCGCCTACGAATGGAACTTCGGCGACGTCAATCCACCGGTGCATGCATGGGCCACGATGCAGCTTTTCCTGATCGACAGGGAGCGTCGCGGCGACGGCGGCGACATCGAGTTCCTCAAGTACGCCTTCTCCAAGCTGCTGGTCAACTTCACCTGGTGGGTCAACCGAAAGGACCGCACCGGCGCAAACGTGTTCGAGGGTGGCTTCCTCGGGCTCGACAACATCGGTGTGTTCGACCGCTCCGCGCCATTGCCCACGGGCGGCTACCTCGACCAGGCCGACGGGACGGCATGGATGGTTTTCTTCAGCCAACAGATGCTTCGCATCGCGGTCGAGCTGGCGCTGAGCGAGCCGCTGTACGAGGAATTCGTCGAGAAGTTCTTCCAGCACACGCTGTTCATCGCCGGCGCAATGGACCGCGTCGGCGAGCGCCAGGACGAGATGTGGGACGAGGAGGATGGCTTCTTCTACGACGTGCTGCGCCTCCCGGACGGCAGCGCCACGCGCCTGAAGGTCCGCTCGATCGTCGGGCTGCTGCCGCTGGCCGCGGTTGCCGTGTTCGAGGAAAACATCATCGAAAAACTGCCGAGGTTCCGTCAGCGCGCGCGCGTGTTCCTGGCTCGGCACCCCGAGCTCGCGGCGAACATTCATCTGCCGCAGGAGCCCGGCGTGGCCAATCGTCGAATGCTGGCGATCGTCAACGCGCAGAAGCTGCGCCGCATCCTCGCGCGCATGCTGGACGAGAATGAATTCTTCAGCCCGCACGGCATTCGCGCACTGTCGCGCGTCCACCTCGAACACCCTTACGTCTTCGAGCACTCGGGGCAGTCGTATCAGGTGGCCTATGTGCCGGGCGATTCCGACTCGGGAATGTTCGGCGGCAATTCCAACTGGCGCGGTCCGGTCTGGATGCCGATCAACTTCCTGCTCTACACGTCGCTGGGGCGCCTGTACGCGTACTTCGGCGAGGATTTCAAGGTCGAGTGCCCGACCGGATCGGGGCAGATGATGACCCTCCTCGAAGTCGCGAAGGAACTGGGCGAGCGCCTGAGCCGAATCTTCCTGCGTGACGGCGAGGGCCGGCGGCCTGCGCATGGACCGGCGCAGAGGTTTCGCGACGATCCCCATTGGCGCGACCTGGTGCTGTTCTACGAGTACTTCCACGGCGACACGGGGGCGGGCATCGGCGCGAATCACCAGACCGGCTGGACCGGCTGCGTGGCGCGCATCATTCAGACGAACGCGGTGCTGACGAAGGACCTGCTGCAGATGCCGGGCACCGAGGCTGCGGCGACGCGGGCGCTGCAAGCAGCGCCAGGATCCGGCCCCTCAGCGCCCTACGGACCCACGCGATAG